Below is a genomic region from Thermodesulfobacteriota bacterium.
GGAAAAAATAAGGAGAGAGGGGGAATGGAAGATATTTCCATATACCGTTCATCACCTTATTGCTAAGGGAAGGGTGGGCATAGACGAGGAAGACAGCATTTATATAGACGGCATAAAAATGCCGAAGGATGGGTATCAATTCGTGAATATAATTTCCTAAAGCTCAATCTTAATCGAATTACCATCGGTGATAACTTTGTATGTTTTTATGGGATAAGAGGATTTGGTTAAACAATGGCCGGTCTTCACATTAAACATATATCCATGGTTCGGGCACATGATAGTATCGCCGAAGACCGGGCCGTAAGTAAGTGGATACCCCTTGTGCGGGCATACGTTACTCATAGCGTAGAGCTCTCCGTCAAGGTTGAATATTACGACCTCAGCCCCGTTGACCGTAACCACCTTCCTCTGCCCCGGCCCGATTTCTCCGAGTTTTGCTACCTTGACTAATTTTTTACTTGATTGCTTTTTTTCACTTCTTCTAGCCAAGATAGATTTATATTAACACAAGAAACGGTATGTGCTTTTATCCCCACAAAGTAGAAATACAAGTGAAGAATAGAGACAAACGCCCACCCGCCCATACATCCACACACCCACACCATTTGACTTCAATACTAACTCCTTGCCTTACTCCCTAAAAAGATATAAATTCTAGTATTCAAAAAAGTTAATCAGGAGGATGACATGGCAAAGCTTGTAGAAGTGGCTAAAACAGATGATATCGAGCCGGGCCAGGGCATGCTCATAGAGGTAGAAGGAAAAGAGATAGCCTTGTTTAACTGCGACGGGACTTTCTATGCAATTGATAACGAATGCACCCACGTCGGCGGCCCGCTATGCGAGGGAGAGCTGGAAGGGGACAGGGTCATTTGTCCCTGGCATGGTGCCGAATTCAACGTGAAGACGGGGGAAGTGCTAGGGCCTCCTGCACAAAAAGGGGTCAACGCATACAAAGTGCATGTAGAGGGGAATACGATAAAGATAGAGGTTTAAACAATCTACCGATGATCGGTCATGATAGAAAGATAATTGGTCGATGCTCGAAGCTTATACTACAAGTGCAGTTCCTCGAACAAGTCCCCGGAAGGTCTATCCCTGGACAGGTCCTTTGCATGTTTAAGCTCCTCCCTAAACTTGCCTTCCAGAATCAGGTCGGAAAGAGCAGTTCCTGCGCCGTATGAAATCATCAATCCCCTTCCGGTGTGTGCGCCGCATTCATATATATTTTTGAACCCAGGAACTTTCCCCAAATAACCGGAACGGTCCGGGGTTTCCGCATATAGTCCGGCCCACCCTCTCAAGAATTTAACCCTCTCGAATTTGCTGATCCGCTGGTATAGGGGAAGCCAAATATGCCTGACGAAAAGGCTATCCTCCTCCAACCCACCGAAACCGTATTCGAGATTGTATCCATAAGGCTCGTCCATGTTGGAATAGCCGGCAAGTATATTCTCCGCATCCTTGTGAAAATAAACGTCAGACGTATCTATTAATATTCCATAAGAGGATAAATCCACTTCCGGGCACTTTATAACCACCATTTGTCTACGGCGCGGTTTAATCTCTTCGTCATTAAATCCGTAAAGCCTCGAGATTCGGGGAGACCAGGCCCCGGCGGTATTTATTAGGGTACCGCACTTGAACGAAATCTCTTCCTTGGAAGCTTCTACCTCTCCGTTGATCAAATACTTTTTGATTTGCTCGGATTCGTTATCGCCCGATTTTTTCAATTGGTCCGCGATTACCTCTCTTGCTTCACTATTATTAACCACTATCTTTTTGACAAAGCACCGGTCAAGAAACACAACACCCCTCTTTCTTGCCTGTTTCCGGTAATACTCTCTCAAGGAATAATGGTCGATTAGCCCTGCCTTTCTGGATATGGAAAGTCCGGCTATGCCTTCCAGGTTATCTACGAATGGTAAAAACTCCGGAACTGCCTTGGGGGGATGAAGCTCTACCGGAAGCCCGTATTCTTTGTAAAGCGGGTAATTCTTGTTTATCTCCTCCCACCATTCCCGGTCGTGCATCCAGAAGTATCCAAGCTCGCGAAACTGAACTTCATCTCGAATGGTTTCGTAGAAATCTATCGAGTACCTGCAGAGTTCTATATTCGCCCGGTTTCGCCAGGTAGCCCTTACCCCGCCGGCATTTTTTAGCGTGGATGAGTGTTCTCCCTCCAGGTCCAGGTCGATAACCGCTATACTAGCGCCTTGCCCCATCTCCTCCAGCCTCTGAGACAGCGCCATCGCCCCGGCTGACCCCAGGATACCCCCGCCAATGAAAAGGAAATCAAAACTATAATCTGACATTATTTACTCGTTTTCGATCGATCTCCGCCGAACAAATTTGGAATCACCCAATAACTACTAAGAAATATAACTTTTATCGAATATTTTATCATATAGCGGTGCTAGAACTTGTATTGTCCCAAACTTGCCCAAGATAAGAGATTGCTTCGCGGGGGAGCTGATGTACTTATTCCAAACCCTATGCAGCGAGTGGAAGTACTCAAGGCCTGCCATAATAACCCCCCGAAGGGATAAATTCCACGACCGAAGCAATCTCATTCCTACAAACTACTGTTAGCAGGACTTACATCGCTTATTCGAACAGATATGATTTGGACAGCGTTTACATAAAACGTAAAAGAAAAAAGGGAACCTGATTTGAAATTAGCCTTTTATACATCTAAAAGCCTTATTTCATAAGTATAGATTTTTTGATTTCCGATTATTTTGAGCATCGGTGGTATTGCCCATTTAACCAAAACAGGATAAAGATTTTATTGACAAGGGTTCATTCCTCGTGGGACAATTGTTATTGTAGAAAAAAGATAGATAAGGGATAAAGATGCAAGAAGATACCAAGACCAGCGATAGCAATTTCAGGATAGCCGTCCTGATAGACGGAGAGAATGCCCAGCCCAACCTCTTAGGGCATATTATGAGCGAGGTGGCAAAAAAGGGGATTGTCACCATCAGAAGAATCTATGGAGACTGGACCAGCCCTCACATGAAGGGATGGAAGAGCATCCTCCACACCTACGCAGTCCAGCCTATACAACAGTTCAGATACACCTACGGAAAAAACTCTACGGACAGCTCTTTAATCATCGATGCAATGGACATTCTTCATGAAAAAGTAGTCGACGGCTTCTGTATAGTCTCCAGTGACAGCGACTACACTAGGCTGGCCACCAGGATAAGAGAATCGGGGGTTTTCGTGATGGGGATAGGTCAGAAAAAGACCCCGCAGCCCTTTGTGAAAGCGTGTGAGTTGTTTGTTTATACAGAAAATCTAGGTGATAAAGCGGATGTATTAACAGAGGAATCGGAGAAGGATTTGAAGAAAACAGGGGTTGCCACCAAGGAATTGATCGGCTTACTCAAAGAGGCGTTCAATATGGTAGTTCAGGAAGATGAGCTAGCCTATCTGGGTAAGATCGGTGAAGCTCTCCGAAAACTGGACCCGAGCTTCGACCCCAGGAGCTACGGCTTCAGAACTATGACCCCCTTATTCCGTTCCCTACCCGAACATTTCGAGATAGTCACCAAGGATGCCGGAAAATCGGTTTATATAAAACTAAAATAGCCTGACTTCGCAGATGACCTAGGCCTTTCTTTGGATTTCGAGCTTTTGGATTGCCTTCTCACTTTGCTCAGCTATCTTGCCCACCGGGAAAACAAAGAGATACTGGCCGGTGTCCCGTAGCACGTCGAGCGCCCGGGATGAGACTTTGTCGAAGAATTTGATGGAGGTACCGTCGGTGATCAAAACACAATTCTGGGGCTTTTTAAGAGCATCGGGCATCTTCTCCTTGAGAAACTCGATAACTCCCCTAAAGCGCTGGACCGAAACCCCTTGCCTTTGAAGCGACACCAACCACCTCAGCATAATAAAATCCTCGACCGAATATAACCTGGGTATTCCCCTACCCTGGCTTTTTCTTATGCTTGGAACTATCAACCCGATTTCTTCATAGTAATAAAGGCGGTCGAGGCCTAGTTTAACCCCTTCAAGCGCCTCCAGAAGCTCGATAACATCCTTACTTTTCAAGCCGTTAAGAATTTTTACCCTTGCTTTGGTTGTGTTCTTTTTGCCCACGGATGCCTCGGTAATAACCTGGAGCATTAAGGTCAATCTACATATGAGTCAATGAACCCCAATTTCATCTTCAAAATAGCACAAATAGATGGCCGATTCAATCCAATAGCCAATACCTAACCTATTCAATTACACTGTAAACTTTTTATACTACTTGAATCTAAAGACTTAAGCCTAAAAGTGAGGAGACTGTCATTAACAAGACACTGATTTTCGCTGCCATTTTGACCCTGACGTATCCTTTCCTACTCCCATCTAGCTACGGAGCTACCGAGCTAAAGCTGAACCCCAGCCTCGATTACTCCAGTGATTCAAACGACGGGCCTTTGATAACCAGGGTCAACATGGCCGACGGAAAGGTTAATCCCGGTAAGCCCGCCCACATAATCTTAATCATCGTGAGTGCTACAACTCCAAGCGCCAGGCGAGGAGGACCGTCGAGCTTTACCGGAGCTATGAGGGAAGGGTAGATTTCATAGCCATCCACCTGGATACTGAAATATCCGACGACCGGAAGAAGCTCAAGAGCCGTTTCTATCGCAATTACATTCCTCATGTAACCATAATTGACGGACATGGGAAGGTCCTTTATGACAGTAATGGGGAGGTCGGTACAGATAACCTTTCAAGAATACTAGATAGAGCTCTGCAGGACTCAGATGGAGAAGCACAAAATTAACTTTTTATCCACAATCCCTCCCTTCAAAGGAGTCTACACCGACTAAAGCCGAGGTGCTCATGACAGGATTGATCCCCGACTGGATTGGGTGTTCCTCTCTGTATGTCATCCCCGAACGCATTAATCGGGGATCCATAATTAAAATACTGGATTCCCGCTTCCGCGGGAATGACAGATCGGTGGAGTTCCACTCCCCGCCTAGGCCAGGACAAAGCTTCACGTGAATGACGGGAAGGAAAAAATCTCTGGAACCGAATAAAATTCCTCATAAGCTCCCTCACGGGAGTTTATCCTGAGGAAGCCGAAGGATTCAGGACAGGATTCGGAATGATAAAATTGGTCTACCTCATATTATTCAGGACAGGACTCCAATAGCACGTGAGACTGCTTACACTTTTATTAATGCCCTACGGTTTGGAGCTTCAATATAGTTTCACAAAATGACTCATGCAGTAAGGTACCTTCAGAAATTGGTTTATAAAAATCGTGCCACCCATCGTGTATATTTACAAAAGGATGAGAGTGAGGTTGAGACTATTCGCATA
It encodes:
- a CDS encoding Rieske 2Fe-2S domain-containing protein; this translates as MARRSEKKQSSKKLVKVAKLGEIGPGQRKVVTVNGAEVVIFNLDGELYAMSNVCPHKGYPLTYGPVFGDTIMCPNHGYMFNVKTGHCLTKSSYPIKTYKVITDGNSIKIEL
- a CDS encoding non-heme iron oxygenase ferredoxin subunit — protein: MAKLVEVAKTDDIEPGQGMLIEVEGKEIALFNCDGTFYAIDNECTHVGGPLCEGELEGDRVICPWHGAEFNVKTGEVLGPPAQKGVNAYKVHVEGNTIKIEV
- a CDS encoding FAD-binding oxidoreductase produces the protein MSDYSFDFLFIGGGILGSAGAMALSQRLEEMGQGASIAVIDLDLEGEHSSTLKNAGGVRATWRNRANIELCRYSIDFYETIRDEVQFRELGYFWMHDREWWEEINKNYPLYKEYGLPVELHPPKAVPEFLPFVDNLEGIAGLSISRKAGLIDHYSLREYYRKQARKRGVVFLDRCFVKKIVVNNSEAREVIADQLKKSGDNESEQIKKYLINGEVEASKEEISFKCGTLINTAGAWSPRISRLYGFNDEEIKPRRRQMVVIKCPEVDLSSYGILIDTSDVYFHKDAENILAGYSNMDEPYGYNLEYGFGGLEEDSLFVRHIWLPLYQRISKFERVKFLRGWAGLYAETPDRSGYLGKVPGFKNIYECGAHTGRGLMISYGAGTALSDLILEGKFREELKHAKDLSRDRPSGDLFEELHL
- a CDS encoding NYN domain-containing protein, which gives rise to MQEDTKTSDSNFRIAVLIDGENAQPNLLGHIMSEVAKKGIVTIRRIYGDWTSPHMKGWKSILHTYAVQPIQQFRYTYGKNSTDSSLIIDAMDILHEKVVDGFCIVSSDSDYTRLATRIRESGVFVMGIGQKKTPQPFVKACELFVYTENLGDKADVLTEESEKDLKKTGVATKELIGLLKEAFNMVVQEDELAYLGKIGEALRKLDPSFDPRSYGFRTMTPLFRSLPEHFEIVTKDAGKSVYIKLK